From Acipenser ruthenus chromosome 2, fAciRut3.2 maternal haplotype, whole genome shotgun sequence, a single genomic window includes:
- the LOC117409676 gene encoding transmembrane protein 271-like: MKLSGKGLFAIVSSSLLFACAVSTIAVGIKCFLLGTEVKGDFHLGTAAGAFYSGLLICLGQVLLGAALVCCKGKPRSQNFFLLGVLVFMLGVLTAFSGAVIDGDTVSLVERKHSHYCLNSPNPICDKLKDYQKSLVISTILNTLECLLGLINLVIIKRYKSAEFYRGRHSSQRQSVGAILFNEEQDFSIGEFPFQPVSYINLGVFHVFDEAGVEVPCGGHPSIELPGYSPSDPDLNHSYPYSYPLPNELPPAYEEIFPGETSNK; the protein is encoded by the coding sequence ATGAAGTTGAGTGGGAAAGGACTGTTTGCCATCGTATCCAGCTCCCTCCTCTTCGCCTGTGCCGTGAGCACCATTGCAGTCGGAATCAAATGCTTCTTGCTGGGGACAGAAGTGAAAGGGGATTTTCACCTGGGGACCGCGGCCGGGGCGTTTTATTCCGGACTGCTTATCTGCCTCGGGCAGGTGCTGCTCGGGGCTGCCTTGGTCTGCTGCAAAGGAAAACCGAGGAGTCAGAATTTCTTCCTGCTGGGTGTCTTGGTGTTTATGCTGGGAGTCCTTACTGCCTTCTCGGGAGCAGTTATAGATGGAGACACTGTGTCCCTGGTGGAGCGGAAGCATTCCCATTACTGTTTGAACTCGCCAAACCCAATCTGTGACAAATTAAAGGATTACCAAAAGAGCCTGGTTATATCCACTATACTTAACACCTTGGAGTGCCTACTTGGGCTTATAAACTTGGTTATCATAAAGAGGTACAAATCAGCTGAGTTCTACAGAGGGAGACACTCGTCTCAGAGGCAAAGCGTGGGGGCTATACTTTTTAATGAAGAGCAGGACTTTTCAATAGGGGAATTTCCATTCCAGCCTGTTTCTTATATTAATTTGGGAGTTTTTCACGTTTTTGACGAAGCAGGGGTAGAGGTACCATGTGGAGGTCATCCCTCTATTGAGTTACCGGGCTATTCGCCATCAGATCCAGATCTAAACCATTCATACCCCTATTCTTACCCACTTCCAAACGAGCTGCCACCCGCATACGAAGAGATTTTTCCAGGGGAAACAAGCAACAAATAA